GCTGGAAAATCCCCTGGCCGCGGTGCAGATGGGCCTCATCTACGTCAACCCGGAGGGGCCGGGCGGGGTGCCGGATCCGGTGGCCTCCGCCAAGGACATCCGCACCATCTTCAAGCGCATGGCCATGAACGATGAGGAGACGGTGGCCCTCATCGCCGGCGGTCACACCTTCGGCAAGTGCCACGGCGCCGGGCCCGTCTCCCATGTGGGGCCGGAGCCGGAGGCCGCGCCCATCGAACAGCAGGGCCTGGGCTGGAAGAGCACCTTCGGCACCGGCAAAGGCGATGACACCATCACTAGCGGCCTGGAAGGCGCCTGGACCCCCACCCCCATCCAGTGGGACATGAGCTACTTCCACATGCTCTTCGATTATGAGTGGGAGCTTACCACCAGCCCCGCGGGGGCCAAGCAGTGGCGGCCCAAGAATGTGGCGGAGAAAGATTTGGCGCCTGCGGCCCACACCCCGGGCAAGCGGGTGCCCACCATGATGCTGACCACGGACCTGGCGCTGCGCTTCGACCCCATCTACGAAAAGATCTGCCGCCGCTTCATGGCCAACCCGGCGGAGTTCGCCGATGCCTTCGCCCGGGCTTGGTTCAAGCTCACCCACCGGGACATGGGTCCCAAATCCCGCTACCTGGGCCCGGAGGTGCCGGCGGAGGACCTCATCTGGCAGGATCCCCTCCCGCCCCGGGATTATGAGCTCATCGACGCCGCGGACATCGCCGTCCTCAAGGGCAAAATCCTGGCCTCCGGCCTCACCATCCCCGAGCTGGTCTACACCGCCTGGTCGTCGGCGGCCACCTTCCGGGGCTCCGACAAGCGGGGCGGGGCCAACGGCGCCCGCATCCGTCTGGCCCCCCAGAAGGACTGGGAGGTCAATATGCCGGCGCGGCTCCAGAAAGTGCTCGCCACCCTGGAGGGTATCCAAACGGAGTTCAACCGGGCCCAGAGCGGCGGCAAGCGGGTGTCCCTGGCCGACCTCATCGTCCTGGGGGGCTGCGCTGCGGTGGAGGAGGCCGCCCGCCGGGCCGGCTTTACGGTGAGTGTGCCCTTCACCCCCGGCCGCACCGATGCCACCCAGGAGCAGACCGACGTGGAGTCCTTCGCAGTCCTGGAGCCGGTGGCCGACGGCTTCCGCAACTACCAGAAAAAGCGCTACGCCGTCCCCGCGGAGGAGTTCTTGGTGGACAAGGCCTCCCTCCTCAACCTCACCGCCCCGGAGATGACCGTGCTTATCGGGGGCCTGCGGGTGCTCAATGCCAACTACCACCAGTCCCCTCACGGGGTCTTCACCGACCGGCCGGGGACCCTCACCAACGAGTTCTTTGTGAACCTCCTGGATATGGGGACGGAATGGAAGCCCACCTCCGAGGAGCGGGAGCTCTTTGAGGGCTATGACCGGGCCACCGGCAAGCTCAGGTGGACCGCCACCCGGGTGGACCTCATCTTCGGCCACCACTCGCAGCTGCGGGCCATTGCCGAGGTCTACGCCTGCGATGACGCCCAGGAGAAGTTCGTCCAGGATTTTGTCGCCGCCTGGAGCAAGGTAATGCACCTGGACCGCTTCGATCTGCCCAAGGCTTAAGTTAACACCGGGAGACGGCGGACCCGTTATTCGGGACCGGCGGACCGTCATCTCTGACTGCTTTCCAGCGGCGGCGCTACCTCACCGAGGAGGCGCCGCTTTTGTTTTAGGTGGCGGCGGATGATTCTCCCGGGTCGGGAGCGGTACCTGGCAGGGGAAACAAGGGGCTTAGGACCGGGGCTTTGCCATGGCGGTTCACACCGCCTCCAGGGCACCACGGGTATGAAGTGACGACGGCGGGCGGGGCGGTTATCTCAGCCCGAAAATGAAGTGGCGTCCCCACGGGGATTTGAACCCCGGTTGCCGGCGTAAAAGGCCGGTAACAATAATTTCCTCCTTTTTACCTGTATTTTTATAACCTACTAAAAATTAATGTAATCTCGGTTTTATATTTTCATTGACTTCCCCCAAAATACCCCTATAATCATTCCAGAGGTTGGAAATAGGGTTGGAAATTTTCTGTCCCCGACTTAAGAATGGAGTTAGGCAGGTTCATTTCCAACCCTTCTTAAGC
This DNA window, taken from Desulfobaccales bacterium, encodes the following:
- the katG gene encoding catalase/peroxidase HPI, with amino-acid sequence MSQGSMGAGLPFGRKGTTIRDWWPHRLDLTPLHRNCPLMNPRGPEFNYAEEFKTLDYWALKKDLHDLMTRSQEWWPADYGHYGGLFIRMAWHLAGTYRIGDGRGGAGMDLQRFAPQNSWPDNVNLDKARRLLWPIKKKYGRKISWPDLMILAGNVALESMGFKTFGFGGGREEVFEPEEVYWGTEKEWLGEERYSEEGELENPLAAVQMGLIYVNPEGPGGVPDPVASAKDIRTIFKRMAMNDEETVALIAGGHTFGKCHGAGPVSHVGPEPEAAPIEQQGLGWKSTFGTGKGDDTITSGLEGAWTPTPIQWDMSYFHMLFDYEWELTTSPAGAKQWRPKNVAEKDLAPAAHTPGKRVPTMMLTTDLALRFDPIYEKICRRFMANPAEFADAFARAWFKLTHRDMGPKSRYLGPEVPAEDLIWQDPLPPRDYELIDAADIAVLKGKILASGLTIPELVYTAWSSAATFRGSDKRGGANGARIRLAPQKDWEVNMPARLQKVLATLEGIQTEFNRAQSGGKRVSLADLIVLGGCAAVEEAARRAGFTVSVPFTPGRTDATQEQTDVESFAVLEPVADGFRNYQKKRYAVPAEEFLVDKASLLNLTAPEMTVLIGGLRVLNANYHQSPHGVFTDRPGTLTNEFFVNLLDMGTEWKPTSEERELFEGYDRATGKLRWTATRVDLIFGHHSQLRAIAEVYACDDAQEKFVQDFVAAWSKVMHLDRFDLPKA